A window of the Chlamydiales bacterium STE3 genome harbors these coding sequences:
- a CDS encoding Lipid A export ATP-binding/permease protein MsbA (Product derived from UniProtKB/Swiss-Prot:Q6AJW3;Gene name derived from UniProtKB/Swiss-Prot:Q6AJW3;EC number derived from UniProtKB/Swiss-Prot:Q6AJW3) has protein sequence MISLFRIVFQHKKYRLLLVVIMICMCLATFASQLEFFAIGVITQKGPNFFELFAPLKDGQLIPQDSVTFEFMQERFEDIAQGANALSSSNVSAFLTTHSKNDFMGSAFRFVDTHFGLTEKLTHLALFLFVIALFKAVTLFAHRFSTKLTAIEVSRYLRQRYFEHIQSLPMSFYQKYDMGTLSSRVVGDAHLVAEAINACFVNYLQTPFTIITTLTLCFLTSWQLSLLIFFGFPLLIFPIVFLARRVKKIAKQIQQNQEKFASVLIDFIAGIQTVKMFAMEDFSLEKYRSHNAKMALLENKSARYDLSSRPIVHTIAMMFLSVALVYGLFVLHMNVSEVLFYCGMLYLFYEPVKKFAEENSQIQRGVAAAERMLEVMALKPEIADAENAEDLLSFEDSITFKDVWFKYNDEWVLKGLDLTIKKGETLAIVGPTGAGKSTIVQLLPRLYDVQKGEICIDGKNIATYKQKSLREKIAFVPQRPFLFMDTVSANIAFGRKFSDEEIKVAATKAFADEFIIKMPNSYATELSEGGKNLSGGQQQRLAIARALVKKDASILVLDEATSSLDAVSENLIKTAIGELRGKITQVLIAHRLSTIEDADRIVYLEMGRKVDEGTKDELLERCEPFRNMWKLMMQKPGHSIC, from the coding sequence ATGATTTCATTATTTCGTATCGTTTTTCAGCATAAAAAGTACAGATTACTTCTCGTTGTGATTATGATATGCATGTGTTTAGCTACATTTGCATCGCAATTGGAGTTTTTTGCCATCGGCGTTATCACGCAGAAAGGGCCTAATTTTTTTGAGTTATTTGCTCCTTTAAAAGATGGGCAGCTGATTCCTCAAGATAGTGTGACATTTGAGTTCATGCAAGAGCGCTTTGAGGATATCGCGCAAGGGGCGAATGCTTTATCTTCATCCAATGTGTCCGCGTTTCTCACTACTCATTCTAAAAACGACTTCATGGGATCCGCTTTTCGATTTGTCGATACTCATTTTGGTTTAACGGAAAAATTGACTCATCTTGCTCTTTTTTTGTTTGTCATCGCACTTTTTAAAGCAGTTACATTGTTTGCCCATCGCTTTTCTACAAAATTGACAGCAATTGAAGTAAGCCGCTACTTAAGACAAAGATATTTTGAGCACATACAGTCTCTTCCTATGAGCTTTTACCAGAAATATGATATGGGAACGCTGTCTTCAAGAGTTGTGGGGGATGCACACTTAGTCGCAGAAGCCATCAATGCTTGCTTTGTCAACTATTTGCAAACGCCTTTTACCATTATTACAACGCTAACTCTCTGTTTTTTAACCTCTTGGCAGCTTTCTTTACTCATTTTTTTTGGATTTCCTCTCCTCATTTTCCCTATAGTATTTCTTGCCAGACGAGTTAAAAAAATCGCTAAGCAAATTCAGCAAAACCAAGAAAAGTTTGCTTCTGTACTAATCGATTTTATAGCAGGCATTCAAACTGTAAAAATGTTTGCTATGGAGGACTTTTCTTTAGAAAAATACCGAAGTCACAATGCCAAAATGGCTCTGCTAGAGAATAAAAGTGCTCGCTATGATCTCTCTTCACGACCAATTGTGCATACGATTGCGATGATGTTTTTATCCGTCGCTTTAGTTTACGGGCTGTTTGTCCTCCATATGAATGTTTCAGAGGTTCTTTTTTACTGTGGAATGCTCTACCTGTTCTACGAGCCAGTAAAAAAATTTGCAGAGGAAAACAGCCAAATACAAAGAGGGGTTGCTGCCGCAGAGCGTATGCTGGAAGTGATGGCATTAAAGCCGGAGATTGCCGATGCAGAAAATGCTGAGGATCTGCTTTCCTTTGAAGATTCCATTACTTTTAAAGATGTTTGGTTTAAATACAATGATGAATGGGTTTTAAAGGGCTTAGATCTTACCATTAAAAAGGGCGAAACTCTTGCTATTGTGGGGCCCACAGGTGCTGGAAAATCGACCATTGTGCAACTGCTTCCTCGTCTTTACGATGTGCAAAAAGGAGAGATTTGTATTGATGGCAAAAATATTGCCACCTACAAGCAAAAATCCCTTCGCGAAAAAATTGCCTTTGTTCCACAACGTCCTTTTCTTTTTATGGATACAGTCTCTGCTAATATTGCTTTTGGTAGAAAGTTTTCAGATGAGGAAATTAAGGTGGCCGCAACCAAAGCTTTTGCTGATGAATTCATTATAAAAATGCCTAATTCCTATGCAACAGAGTTGAGCGAAGGGGGCAAAAATCTTTCAGGAGGGCAACAACAAAGGCTTGCTATTGCGCGTGCATTGGTGAAAAAAGATGCTTCTATTCTTGTTTTAGATGAGGCGACTTCCTCTCTCGATGCTGTGAGTGAAAATTTAATTAAAACGGCAATAGGGGAGCTTCGCGGAAAGATAACCCAAGTTTTAATTGCACACCGCCTCTCTACAATTGAAGATGCAGACCGCATTGTCTATCTTGAGATGGGCAGAAAAGTTGATGAGGGGACTAAGGATGAGCTGTTGGAGCGATGTGAACCCTTTAGAAATATGTGGAAACTAATGATGCAAAAGCCTGGCCATTCAATATGTTAA